Genomic window (Thermodesulfobacteriota bacterium):
CTTCTGTGTAGAGCTAACGGCTCCCGCTTCCCTGCCGTATCCGCCGAAGAGGTTTATTATCAGCCCTGTTCCTCCAGCGTCCTTCGAATAAGACACCTCGGATGCTATCTTGTCGTACACCCACGTCTCCTTTCCCGCGCTGTCTTTCGTTACTATATTTGGAGAGCCCAGTGCCTGGGCTACGTCAGCCCCTGACATTCCGACGCGAATTTCCCTCTGCACGACACCAACTGTCATCTCCTGTTCCTGCGTCGAGGGCAGGCTTGCCTGATGCTCAGCCGCAGTCATGCACCCAACAATTGTCGGAATCAGAAATAAAGACAATAATGATATTTTCTTTGCCATTTGCATATCCTCATACTGGTAGGTTTTAGCCGCCGGAAAAATATTAAATGTAATCGTGAATTCTTTTATAGATATAAAGTATATTAAGCAATAATGACAGTAATCTGTCCGCTGATTGAATGCAAGTATTGAATCGGAATAAGTCTAAAGTATTAAAAATTTATGAATCTTAAGACTTTAGGCTCGTCGGTTAGCGAGGAAGAAATCTGGATTCTGTAGAATTAAGCCCGCGAGCTACTGCACGGGATGGTGCGGCACGCCTGACAGGATTTCGTTGACCCGGTCTTTGAACTTCTCTATCTTGAAAGGCTTGATGAGATAGGGGTTGCCGACCCTGTCGAGGAATTCAGCCGTCTTCCGGCTCGGGTCGCCGGTTATGAATATTACCCTGCCGGTCAGCTCCGGATAGGATTTCCGGAGCTCTTCGAAAAACTCGACCCCGTTCATGTCGGGCATCCTGATGTCGCAGACGATGAGATCATAAGAGCCGAGGTCGCGGCCCCGTATGGCCTCTTTCCCGTTAGATGCAATTTCGACGGCGTGACCCAGCTCTTCGAGGACCGTTTTCAGGAGGCTTATCACGACCACTTCGTCTTCCACTATGAGGACCCGAATTTTTCTCAGCTCCTTCAAATCGTTCCGGGCCTCGTATTTTTCGGCGTCCGGGGCGCCCGCTCCGGGCGTAAGCAGAGGCAGCTCGACTACGAATGTAGCTCCTTCCCCTCCGCCCTCGCGTATGTATATGTCTCCCCCGTGCTCCTTTACTATGCCGTAACTCACCGACAGGCCGAGCCCCGTTCCCTCCCCCGGCTCCTTTGTCGTGAAGAACGGGTCGAACACCTTTCCCCTGATTTCATCCGGGATGCCCGGCCCGTCGTCGGAGACGGTTATCTCGATAGCGCCGCCGCTCCCGAGCCCGGACGTTATCTCTATCCTCCCGCTCCCGCGCGCGCCGACGATCGCCTGCTCGGCGTTGAGAAGCAGGTTCATGAGCACCTGCTGTATCTGGTTGGGGTCCACCATAGTCTTGGGCAGCCCGGGGTCGAGCTTCTTTACGATCTCGACGTTCCCCAGCCTGTACTGGTATTCCCTGAATTCGAGCGCCTGCTCGATGAGACCGTTTATGTCCTCGTAGCTCCTGACGGGCAGGGATTTTCTCGAGAACGAGAGCAGCTTGTCGATGATCCTCACGACACGCTGCGCGGAGTTGTAGATGACCTCAAGCGCGTGCCGCTCCTGCTCGTCATGGCCGTCTTTCTCAAGCAGCCTCCGCGAATACCCGACTATCGGCGTAAGCGGATTATTTATCTCGTGCGCGATGCTCGAGATCAGCCTCCCTATGGAAGCCATCTTCTCCGACTGGATCAACTGCTCCTGCGCGATCTCTATCTCCCTCATCATTTTCGCCTTCGCGACGGCGACCGCTATCTGGTCGCCGAGCGTCGTCAGGAACCTTATTTCCTTTTCCGTGAATTTGCGCTCCTTTACGCTGAAAAACCAGAGGACGCCTATTACTTTCTCTTTAATGAATATCGGAATGCCCAATGCGCTGTGTTCGCCGAGCTCCCTTCCCGCGGGACCCATTGTCATGTCATTCTGAGCGTTTTCGATGTTGATCATCGAAGCGGTCTCGATCACCCTCCAGGTGTTTCCTTTCGGATGGGGTATCCTGCCCGCCTTCCGCACATACGTCTCAGGCACGTTCCTCTCTGCCTGGAGCACCGCTTCCTTTTTCTCTTCGTCCACGAGGTATATCATAGCCATGTCCACGATTTCCGTACCGACTACCATGTCGAGCGCGACTTTGTATACTTCGTCGAGGTCGAGGAACCTGTGGACGGCCTGCATGAGATTGTTGAGCACTGACAATTCCGCTTCCGTCTGCATCCTTTCGGTTATGTCGACGACGGTCGCAAGCACGTAAGGCTCGTTCCCTTCGAGGCCTTTTATCAGCGATACGTTCAAAAGTCCGTGCACTATCTGCCCGTTTTTATGGAAGTACCTCTTTTCCATCTGGTAATCCCCGATCCTGCCTTCATTCAGCTCACGGAAAAGGGCCCAGTCCTTGGAAGCGTCTTCAGGGTGAGTGAATTCGGTAAACACCATCGATTTTATTTCTTCTTCCGAGTAGCCGAGCATATTGCCGAGCGCCGGGTTGATCGTTTTGGGGCGGCCGTCCGGATCAACGAGCGCTATTCCTATTGCGGCTCTATCGAATATCGCGCGGAAGAGCGCTTCGCTCCGGGCGAGAGCGGTTTGTGCTTCTCTCCGATCGGTAATGTCCCTCGTAATTACCACTCCCACTATCTCGCCGTTCTTTTTCCGGACCGGGTTCCCGGTGCACTCGAACCAGTGGTAGCGGCCGCTCTTGTCACGCGCCCTGTACGTCGCCTCGCCCGAGGACATGCTCATGATCGCTCTCCCGAACTCCGACATCACGCGGGGGAGATCGTCGGGATGGATCAGGTCGAAGGCGGACGTGCCCAGAAGCTCCTGCTGCTCGAAGCCCAGTATCTGACTGCAGACGGGGTTCACGTAGAGGACCTTGCCGGCGGTGCTGACCTCGTAGATGAGGTCCCGGCTGTTCTCGACGAGAGCGCGGTATTTCGCCTCGCTCTCGATGACCGATTCTTCCGCTTTCCTGATCCCGGAGATGTCCCGGAATACTAGGACCGCGCCCGAGCACCTGTTCCTGTCGTCGAATATCGGCGAGCAGTTTCCGGAAATGAACCGTTTGGTCCCGTCGCTCGAGATCAGAACCGCGTCGCCGTCGAGGTCTGCCGCTTCCCCCGTTTCGATGGCCTTCAAGGCCGGGTTATCATACGTCTGGCCGGTTTTATCGTTTACGAGTCTCAGTACCTCGTCCGAAGACGCCCCGCGGGCTTTCTGGATGCTCCACCCGGTGAGCCTCTCGGCTACGGGGTTGAAGAGGAGTATGTCCCGCTCTTTGTCGACGATGATGATGCCGTCGCCGATGCTGTGGAACGCGACCGACAGCTTGGATATGTTCTTGTCGAGCTCCTTGATTTTATTCTTGCATTTCGTCAGATCGATGAGCAGATCGATATTTTCATTAATCAGCTCTTGTCTGCTTTTCTCATCGTAGTTCATTAATAGTCGTTACCTCGCCCGGCCCCCTGCCGTATGTATAAATTTTAATGCCGATTTCGGATAAAGTGGTTACGTGGGCTATGAGCCGGGATATTTAATAATCTGCGGCCTTATCCTCTTAAAATATTTATTTTTTTTGTGTTGCCATGGTTCCGTATGTTGAGTAAAGGATAAGGGCGGATTAAAGCTCGGTTAATGAATCACTCAACTGCAGGAGCGGCTTTCCTGAATCAAGCTTCCGTCTTCGCCAAAGTTTACACCGGACAAGCAGGACAGGCGAAGGGAATTAAAGGATTAATAGCGAAAGTGTAACTTTTCCCCCTTTGAAAAAGGGGGATTTAAAATAAGAAAAGAAAAATCTTCCCTAACCCTCCTTTTCCAAAGGAGGGAATGTAAGGAAAAGATAGATTTCTCCTCTTGGCGAAGAGCCCACATTCGCCCTGTTCAGCTTACAGCGAGCGCTTCGGCCTTCCTTTACTAACCCCGCGGTCTTTTATATCATTCCCCTGTGTCTCACGTAAAAAAAGACGGGGTAAGCGTGTGAGGGTCCTGAAAATCCTAGCCGCGCTCGTAGCGCTCAATATAGCGCTCCAGCTCGTCTTCGCTTCCCTCACGGAGAGGGGAGAGGTTTACCCGGTATCGCACAGGGGAGCGGCGGGGCTCGCCCCCGAGAATACGCTCGCGGCGGTGAAGGCTGGCGTGAATTCAGGCGCGCCTTATATAGAGATCGACGTCCGCCTCACTTCGGACGGCGTGCCCGTGCTCATGCACGACGGCACGCTCGACAGGACTACGGACGGCGCGGGACGGGTGAATGAGCGGACGCGGGAGTACGTGAGGAATCTCGACGCGGGGAGTCATTTCTCTCCCAAATTCAATGGAGAGCCCGTCCCGGACCTGGGCGCGGTACTCGAATACATGAAAGGTACGCGGTCAACTCTCGTGATAGAAGTGAAGAGTCCCGGAGATTATCCCGATATCGGGAATGTGCTTGCTGACTATCTCAATAAATACGGTATGGAGAAAAGGGTGGTCGTCATATCGTTCGACCCCGGCTGGATCGGGGAATTCCGCAAGCTCGCGCCGGGAGTCCCTCTCGGAGCGCTGTACGTCTATCCCTTCTCCATCCCGCCCGCCAGCGAGGTGAAGTACGTGAGCGTCTTCTGGCCGGCGTATGCGCTCGACCCTTCTCTCGCGTGGAGGCTCAGGCGCGGGGGATACGCGGTCTGGGCGTGGAACGTGGGCAATTACTACGTCGCAAGGTTCCTCGCGTGGAAGGGTGTGGAGGGGATAGTCCTCGACAGGCCGGGGATGATGAGGGGGGATTGAAAGAAAAGTACGGATAAACTAAATCCTCCCTAACCCTCCTTTTTCTAAGGAGGGAATTACAGACTTAGAAGCGAAAGTATAACAATTTCCCCCTTTGTAAAGGGGGATTCAGGTGGATTTTTCATCATCCGCCATACGACACATCCGCAGAGTATAGCCTCCCCGGATCTGTCGGATTGTCGGATTCCTTAAACTTGCCTGTGTAGGAGCGGCTTCCAGCCGCGACCATCCTGTGTATCGCGCCAAGATGGCGCTCCTACAGTTTGAAATGACTGGATTCCCGATAAGGGCATCCGGGAATGACAAATGAAAAGGAAAAGGCTGTATGCTTTCTTCTTTTCCTTGATGAAAAGAAGCAAAAATCATCCGACAGAACATAATTTGCTAAAAATATCATATTAAGGCTAAAATCGTTCAATTCCGCCCACACCCCTGAACGATTTTCACGCCTTAATAATCTATTTTCTATACGCAAATTATGTAATGTCGGGAAAGAAAAAAGAAGAGATCATCGAGGCTGGAAGCCGCTCCTACGATAATTAATCACTTCGTCACGGGATACCCCGCGTCCTGCCAGCCGACGATGCCGTCCTGCATCCAGTAGATATCGGTGAACCCCATCTCCTCCATCACCTCGACCGCGGTCTCGCTCCTCCGCCCGGTGCGGCAGTGGACGAGGTAAGTCTTCGACCTGTCGAGCTTGCCGACCTCGTCACTGAACGATTCCGATTTCACGTCGATGTTCCGGGCGCCCTCGATGTGCCCGCCGGAGAATTCCTCGGCCGTCCTCACGTCGAGAATTATAAAGCCGGGCTTACCTTTATTCTCATCGATTATCACTTTCGCCTCTTCGGATTCGATTACCTTTACGGGTTTCTGCCCGCTTTCACCTGAGCCTTGCTCGTCCGCGCGCGAGTACGGCCCGTGCTCAGCGGCCAGTGTAACCAACATAACGAAGATTAAATATGCTATTCGCCTTTTCATTTTGTCCCCCTGCGGTGTTTCCGTCAGAACCGATTGATTCCAATATTAAGTCTAGCACACGGATACACGGTTTCACCCGCTTTGAAGCCGGCCGCGGCTGTCACTTGCGCAACCAATTCATCAGTAGATATAATTAGCGCTATCGGGACGACTCAGGAATGGAAATAAAACAGTCTTTAAGACTGCCCAGACGAATAGCAGACAATCTAAGGGTATTGATAAAGGTCGTAGAAGCGGTGCACAGCTCGTCCGACCTGAAGGACATATACGACAAGGCGTTCGACCTCGTCATGGAGCTCGAGAAGGTGGACATGGCGGCCGTATACCTCGTCGACGAGGGCTCGAACTCGGCGGTCCTTAAGGGGCACAGGAATTTCCCTCCGGAGTACGTGGAGAAGGCGTCCGTCATACCCTGTCCGGTCGGGATCACGTGGAAGGTTATTAACTCCTCAAGGATTCTCAACATAGACGACATACACAAGGTGAAGGATATAGGCCCTGCCGGCAAGAGTGCCGGGTTCCACGGCATTCTCGGCGTGCCCATACTCCTCGAAGGCAGGGCCATAGGCGTCATCTGGTTCGCAAGGTACGAGGAAGAGAGGTTCACGCGGAGCGAGGTCGAGCTGCTCACGACGATAGGGAACCAGATCGGCTTCGCCATCGCGAGGGCCAAGCAGACTCTCGAGCTCGAGGAGAGGAACGAGAACCTGTCCGTGCTGAGCGTGATAGGGGAGAAGGTGCACGGCTCGGCCGACCTCAAGCTCATACTCGAGACGTTCCTCGACATGATCGGCGGGGTGAAGATGGTGGACATCATGTGCATATACCTCGTCGAGGAAAACGGCGGCTCGCGCGAGGCCGTACTCCGCATTCACCGCGGGCTTCCCGACGAATATATGAAGAAGGCGGGGAGGATCCCTTATCCCAGGGGCGTGACTTGGAAGGTCATAAACTCGGGCGAGCCCGTTTATTTCAGGAGGCTCCCCGGAGAGCCGTGCCCGCTCGGGCCCGCCGGTCAGGCGGTTTCGCCGGGGGTCGTGCTGTCGCTGCCTCTCAAGCACAGGGGGCAGACCATAGGGGTCATCCATTTCACCAGGAAAGAAAAGGGGCAGTTCGAAAAGCACGAGCTCGACATACTGTATTCCCTCGGCAACCAGATAGGCACGGCCGTCTCCAAGGCTAAGATGTTCGAAGAGGCCGGGGAGCGCACGAAGGAGCTCGAAAGGCTCTACCACGACCTCAAATTGACGCAGGACCAGTTGATACAGACCGAGAAGCTTGCCTCGCTCGGGCAGCTCGTCTCGAGCATAGCGCACGAGATAAACAACCCCCTCACGCCTATACTGGGGTATTCGCAGATGCTCCTCGCTTCGCCCGATACCGACGAGGAAAAGAGGCAGAGGTTCATAGAGGTCATACATAATTCGGCGGACAAGGTGAGGAAGATAGTCGAGAACCTCCTGTCCTTCGCCCGGAAAGACAAGC
Coding sequences:
- a CDS encoding rhodanese-like domain-containing protein, coding for MKRRIAYLIFVMLVTLAAEHGPYSRADEQGSGESGQKPVKVIESEEAKVIIDENKGKPGFIILDVRTAEEFSGGHIEGARNIDVKSESFSDEVGKLDRSKTYLVHCRTGRRSETAVEVMEEMGFTDIYWMQDGIVGWQDAGYPVTK
- the bamE gene encoding outer membrane protein assembly factor BamE, translating into MAKKISLLSLFLIPTIVGCMTAAEHQASLPSTQEQEMTVGVVQREIRVGMSGADVAQALGSPNIVTKDSAGKETWVYDKIASEVSYSKDAGGTGLIINLFGGYGREAGAVSSTQKTLTVIIKYDSKGLVESFSYHASKF
- a CDS encoding glycerophosphodiester phosphodiesterase family protein → MRVLKILAALVALNIALQLVFASLTERGEVYPVSHRGAAGLAPENTLAAVKAGVNSGAPYIEIDVRLTSDGVPVLMHDGTLDRTTDGAGRVNERTREYVRNLDAGSHFSPKFNGEPVPDLGAVLEYMKGTRSTLVIEVKSPGDYPDIGNVLADYLNKYGMEKRVVVISFDPGWIGEFRKLAPGVPLGALYVYPFSIPPASEVKYVSVFWPAYALDPSLAWRLRRGGYAVWAWNVGNYYVARFLAWKGVEGIVLDRPGMMRGD
- a CDS encoding PAS domain S-box protein, whose product is MNYDEKSRQELINENIDLLIDLTKCKNKIKELDKNISKLSVAFHSIGDGIIIVDKERDILLFNPVAERLTGWSIQKARGASSDEVLRLVNDKTGQTYDNPALKAIETGEAADLDGDAVLISSDGTKRFISGNCSPIFDDRNRCSGAVLVFRDISGIRKAEESVIESEAKYRALVENSRDLIYEVSTAGKVLYVNPVCSQILGFEQQELLGTSAFDLIHPDDLPRVMSEFGRAIMSMSSGEATYRARDKSGRYHWFECTGNPVRKKNGEIVGVVITRDITDRREAQTALARSEALFRAIFDRAAIGIALVDPDGRPKTINPALGNMLGYSEEEIKSMVFTEFTHPEDASKDWALFRELNEGRIGDYQMEKRYFHKNGQIVHGLLNVSLIKGLEGNEPYVLATVVDITERMQTEAELSVLNNLMQAVHRFLDLDEVYKVALDMVVGTEIVDMAMIYLVDEEKKEAVLQAERNVPETYVRKAGRIPHPKGNTWRVIETASMINIENAQNDMTMGPAGRELGEHSALGIPIFIKEKVIGVLWFFSVKERKFTEKEIRFLTTLGDQIAVAVAKAKMMREIEIAQEQLIQSEKMASIGRLISSIAHEINNPLTPIVGYSRRLLEKDGHDEQERHALEVIYNSAQRVVRIIDKLLSFSRKSLPVRSYEDINGLIEQALEFREYQYRLGNVEIVKKLDPGLPKTMVDPNQIQQVLMNLLLNAEQAIVGARGSGRIEITSGLGSGGAIEITVSDDGPGIPDEIRGKVFDPFFTTKEPGEGTGLGLSVSYGIVKEHGGDIYIREGGGEGATFVVELPLLTPGAGAPDAEKYEARNDLKELRKIRVLIVEDEVVVISLLKTVLEELGHAVEIASNGKEAIRGRDLGSYDLIVCDIRMPDMNGVEFFEELRKSYPELTGRVIFITGDPSRKTAEFLDRVGNPYLIKPFKIEKFKDRVNEILSGVPHHPVQ
- a CDS encoding GAF domain-containing protein, producing MEIKQSLRLPRRIADNLRVLIKVVEAVHSSSDLKDIYDKAFDLVMELEKVDMAAVYLVDEGSNSAVLKGHRNFPPEYVEKASVIPCPVGITWKVINSSRILNIDDIHKVKDIGPAGKSAGFHGILGVPILLEGRAIGVIWFARYEEERFTRSEVELLTTIGNQIGFAIARAKQTLELEERNENLSVLSVIGEKVHGSADLKLILETFLDMIGGVKMVDIMCIYLVEENGGSREAVLRIHRGLPDEYMKKAGRIPYPRGVTWKVINSGEPVYFRRLPGEPCPLGPAGQAVSPGVVLSLPLKHRGQTIGVIHFTRKEKGQFEKHELDILYSLGNQIGTAVSKAKMFEEAGERTKELERLYHDLKLTQDQLIQTEKLASLGQLVSSIAHEINNPLTPILGYSQMLLASPDTDEEKRQRFIEVIHNSADKVRKIVENLLSFARKDKPRREYVDINEILRSAVEFRQYQLELENIGVVMDLDSELPKTMADSTQIDQVFTNLILNACHAISGSSINGGTITIKTRKGMRGDIEAVISDTGPGIHEDVVRRIFDPFFTTKPPGVGTGLGLSVSYGIMKEHDGEISVESEPGRGASFTVRLPVRDYRDYLLTEEEPEAAEEKEPRPERRGRTVLVVDDEELVTSLIGGILEGEGYDADFVSNGEDALSMIRDGAYSVIICDIKMPNMNGMEFYRRVRETDPALAGKMLFMTGDPSTETLDFIIGTGNRYLSKPFKIEDFKEAMREVEAT